The Halovivax ruber XH-70 genome includes the window GCGCTCAGCGTTTCGAGATCGTCGACGTCGGCCAGTACCTCTCGCAGTGCAGCCACCGTGTGTTCGTCGGGGTTCACCATGGTCACTCACCCCCCGCGGCGAACGGTTGCATCTCCTCTAGCACCGAAGCCATCCCCGCTTCGTCGGCGGGATCGACCATCGTCGCCTCGCGCTCCGACGGCGCCTTCGGAATCGGATCGACCGACGAGACGATCGTCGGCGAGCCGTCGAGACCGATGCTTTCCGGATCGAGGTTCAGATCCTGGTGATCCCAGACGGTGACGTGGTCCTCGTAGTCTTCGGCGCGCTCTCGCGTCTCGCGACGCAGCTGTTTGTGTTCGAGGCGGTGAGCGGCCTTCCGGTAGGACGGTTCGAACTCCGGATCCGCGACGACGAAACTCGGCACCGGCGCGTCGACCGTCTCGATCTCGTCGACGTCGCCCTCGACGAGCCGTTTGGCTCGCAAGCGACCCGCCTCCGGTTCGATGTCGAGTGCGAGTGCGTGCGTGATCATCGGCCACTCCATCGCCCAGGCCGTCTGCGGACCGGTGTGGCCGGTCTCGCCGTCTGCCGTCTTGAAGCCCGCGAACACCAGGTCGATGTCGCCGACTTCCTCCTGGTACTTCTCGAGACCGGCACTAAGCGTGATCGCCGTCGCCCAGGTGTCCGCAGCCGCGCATTCACGATCGGACAGCAGGTACAGATCGTCGGCATAGACCGACTCCATCGCCTCGCCCAGCACCTCCTTGTAGCCGGGCGGCCCCATACTCATGACCGAGACGTGGCCCCCGTGACGGACGCGCGTCTGCAGCGCTGCCTGCAGTGCGAACGCGTCGTTCGGGTTCATCACCGTCGGCGTCTTGCCACGTTCGAGGTGCCCCTCCTCGTTGAAGGAGACGGCTCCCTCGCTGAAGTCCGGGACACCTTTGGTCAGGACTACCGACCGCACGGTACACCTCGCATTCGTTCCACGGTCACTCGTCCCATGCTCGTGTTTCCCTATCGAAGGAATCGGTAATAAGATGCGGGGGTGACAATCGGCATCCAAGACAGGTTCTGGCGGAAAACGTACCAGTTCCTTGGCTATTTTCGGAGCGGGTTGCAACCGTTCTCTCGAGCGGCACGTGCGAAAACGTGACCAGAAAAGCCAGCAACCAGACCCGATTCAGCCACGAATTGTGGAACAGGACTCGGAGCCGCCGCTATCGATGGCCTCG containing:
- a CDS encoding electron transfer flavoprotein subunit beta/FixA family protein, with amino-acid sequence MRSVVLTKGVPDFSEGAVSFNEEGHLERGKTPTVMNPNDAFALQAALQTRVRHGGHVSVMSMGPPGYKEVLGEAMESVYADDLYLLSDRECAAADTWATAITLSAGLEKYQEEVGDIDLVFAGFKTADGETGHTGPQTAWAMEWPMITHALALDIEPEAGRLRAKRLVEGDVDEIETVDAPVPSFVVADPEFEPSYRKAAHRLEHKQLRRETRERAEDYEDHVTVWDHQDLNLDPESIGLDGSPTIVSSVDPIPKAPSEREATMVDPADEAGMASVLEEMQPFAAGGE